The following coding sequences are from one Thermoplasmatales archaeon window:
- a CDS encoding MFS transporter, whose product MDSKKSLAIKLIIIFGIVSLFGDIIYEGTRGVTGPYLKILGANALIVGFIAGFGEFMGYLFRLFSGYFSDKTGAYWFFTFIGYSMIAFIPLLSIANMWQIAGFFIIMERIGKALRSPARDTIISHLTKRVGSGFAFGLHELLDQIGGVIGPLIFTFTLLNREASVGDYKITFAFMWIPFIFLIFALFFAYFFSGKIEKEEEKYVAKKGLPRIFLLYTIFTFITTFGFISFAISGYHFKAKNIFQDYQIPLMYAFAMAVDGIAAIFIGKTYDRMNKKGSGLRLLLVIPFLTLFSSILIFSNFKLLIVIGVILWGIVMGAHETIMRAGISDITLANQRGTAYGIFNFSYGVAFFLGASLAGFLYEYSVNALIIVIVLIQIFAMIFFLAQIEKAKLQTYYLHR is encoded by the coding sequence ATGGATTCAAAAAAATCTTTAGCAATAAAACTGATAATAATTTTTGGGATAGTCAGTTTATTCGGGGATATTATATATGAAGGAACAAGAGGGGTCACTGGCCCTTATCTAAAAATATTGGGAGCAAACGCTTTGATAGTTGGATTTATTGCGGGTTTCGGGGAATTTATGGGTTATTTATTTCGCTTATTTTCGGGTTATTTTTCTGATAAAACAGGGGCATACTGGTTTTTTACCTTTATTGGCTATAGCATGATTGCCTTCATTCCTTTGCTATCAATAGCAAACATGTGGCAAATAGCGGGATTTTTTATAATAATGGAGAGAATTGGAAAAGCATTAAGAAGCCCAGCAAGAGATACAATTATTTCTCATTTAACAAAAAGAGTTGGCTCCGGCTTCGCATTCGGGTTGCATGAATTACTTGATCAGATAGGAGGAGTTATTGGACCATTAATCTTTACTTTTACTTTGCTCAACAGGGAAGCTTCGGTTGGAGATTATAAAATAACATTTGCATTTATGTGGATTCCTTTCATCTTTCTTATTTTTGCGCTATTTTTTGCCTACTTTTTTTCAGGAAAAATAGAAAAAGAGGAAGAAAAGTATGTGGCTAAAAAAGGGCTTCCAAGAATTTTCCTGCTATATACAATTTTTACATTCATCACAACTTTTGGCTTTATAAGTTTTGCAATATCCGGCTATCACTTTAAAGCAAAAAACATCTTCCAGGATTATCAAATTCCATTAATGTATGCTTTCGCGATGGCGGTGGATGGGATTGCAGCAATTTTTATAGGAAAAACATATGATAGGATGAATAAAAAAGGCAGTGGGCTGAGATTACTTCTTGTTATTCCTTTCCTAACCTTATTTTCATCCATCCTAATTTTTTCAAATTTTAAACTTTTAATAGTAATAGGAGTAATTTTATGGGGAATTGTAATGGGAGCACACGAAACAATAATGAGGGCTGGAATATCTGATATAACGCTTGCAAATCAAAGAGGAACTGCATATGGAATATTCAATTTTTCATATGGGGTTGCTTTCTTCCTCGGCGCTTCTCTGGCGGGCTTCCTTTATGAATATTCTGTAAATGCTCTTATAATTGTAATTGTTTTAATCCAGATTTTTGCTATGATTTTCTTTCTTGCACAAATAGAAAAAGCTAAATTACAAACCTATTATTTACATAGATGA
- a CDS encoding DNA topoisomerase VI subunit B codes for MSIAEELAKKQKEISVAEFFERNKQILGFDNLTRALITCVKEAVDNALDACEEGGILPDILVEIKEIKEDEYRIVVEDNGPGIVRSQIPNVFARLLYGSRFHTLRQARGQQGIGISAVVLYSQLTTGKPAVVTSKIGEGFPAHKLEVFIDTKRNLPNVVKEEMIHWEKKSGTRIEVFVRGKYIKNRKQSVYEYLRSTAIVDPHAFITLIEPDGNKIVFERATNEMPPLPKEINPHPHGIEIGMLLRMLKETNARKISTFLANEFSSVSMQKAKEILSKAGISEDARPNEITLEEAKNLIEAFRQTKFLPPPTNCLSPIGEELIRKGLRKETQMLSPEFIAVNTRSPSVFSGTPFMVETGIVYGGNLPAEERVEILRFANRVPLLYQEGGCVITEAIKNIDWRRYGLEQKGGKGLPYGPAIILVHVASVNVPFTSEAKEAIANIDEIEKEIKLSLQECARKMKIHLSKKEKKKRAKDKFILVAKVLPEIAKKSANMLSKSIPDVSKIITKIMNIIWIEDEVITKNGNVESRVYITNYKNKPYSFTIYLEAPKERIISVSPPPVEIRDRVVKWEIKDIKPTEKVELSLALRGDEFENNIYVGKIDPINVIGAEKWEGEE; via the coding sequence ATGAGTATAGCGGAAGAGCTTGCAAAAAAGCAGAAGGAAATATCTGTTGCGGAATTCTTTGAAAGGAATAAACAGATACTTGGTTTTGATAATCTTACCAGAGCTTTAATAACATGTGTAAAGGAAGCGGTTGATAATGCTCTGGATGCCTGCGAAGAGGGAGGAATATTGCCGGATATATTAGTAGAGATAAAGGAAATAAAAGAGGATGAATATAGAATAGTTGTTGAGGATAACGGGCCTGGCATAGTTAGAAGCCAGATTCCGAATGTTTTTGCTCGCTTGCTATATGGCTCACGCTTTCATACTCTAAGGCAAGCAAGAGGACAACAAGGAATAGGGATATCTGCGGTGGTTCTTTATTCTCAACTCACTACTGGAAAGCCAGCAGTTGTCACCTCTAAAATAGGAGAAGGTTTCCCAGCCCATAAACTAGAGGTTTTTATCGATACCAAAAGAAATCTACCTAATGTAGTAAAGGAGGAGATGATTCACTGGGAGAAGAAAAGCGGTACTAGAATTGAGGTTTTTGTCAGAGGTAAATATATAAAAAATAGAAAACAAAGTGTTTATGAATATCTGAGGAGCACTGCAATTGTTGATCCCCATGCCTTTATAACCTTAATTGAGCCAGATGGAAATAAAATAGTTTTTGAAAGAGCGACAAATGAAATGCCACCTCTACCAAAAGAAATAAATCCACATCCTCACGGAATAGAGATAGGCATGCTTCTCAGGATGTTGAAAGAGACAAACGCAAGGAAGATAAGCACTTTTCTTGCAAATGAATTTTCATCAGTGAGTATGCAGAAGGCAAAGGAAATTTTATCAAAAGCGGGAATAAGCGAAGATGCAAGGCCAAATGAAATAACTCTTGAAGAAGCCAAGAATCTTATAGAAGCATTCAGGCAAACAAAATTTCTCCCCCCTCCAACAAACTGCCTCTCTCCAATAGGAGAAGAGTTAATAAGGAAAGGGCTGAGAAAGGAAACTCAAATGCTTTCTCCAGAATTTATAGCGGTTAATACAAGAAGCCCGAGTGTATTTTCTGGCACCCCATTCATGGTTGAAACAGGAATAGTTTATGGAGGAAACTTACCCGCTGAAGAAAGAGTGGAAATTTTAAGGTTTGCAAATAGAGTTCCATTGCTCTATCAGGAAGGTGGATGTGTTATAACTGAGGCAATAAAAAACATAGACTGGCGCAGGTACGGGCTGGAGCAAAAAGGAGGAAAAGGCCTGCCGTACGGGCCAGCCATAATTCTTGTTCATGTAGCTTCTGTAAATGTCCCATTTACTTCTGAGGCAAAAGAAGCGATAGCGAATATTGATGAAATAGAGAAAGAAATAAAATTATCCCTCCAGGAGTGTGCTAGGAAAATGAAAATTCATCTTTCAAAAAAAGAAAAGAAGAAAAGAGCTAAGGATAAATTCATTCTTGTAGCTAAAGTACTCCCTGAAATTGCAAAAAAGTCGGCTAATATGCTCAGCAAAAGCATTCCTGACGTCAGTAAAATAATAACAAAAATAATGAATATTATATGGATTGAAGATGAAGTAATAACAAAAAATGGAAATGTGGAGAGCAGAGTTTATATAACAAATTACAAGAATAAACCATACAGCTTCACAATTTATTTGGAGGCTCCTAAAGAAAGAATAATAAGCGTTTCTCCTCCACCTGTTGAAATAAGGGATAGGGTAGTAAAATGGGAGATAAAGGATATAAAACCCACCGAAAAAGTAGAGCTATCCCTTGCTCTTAGAGGAGATGAATTTGAAAATAATATATATGTTGGAAAAATAGATCCTATAAATGTGATAGGAGCAGAAAAATGGGAGGGTGAAGAATGA
- a CDS encoding DNA topoisomerase IV subunit A, protein MNAQENLKKIVEKIYNDMINTKIPSVELPARIKSNIIFDEKYRVWRYGNEKSLRSAVSLAGAVSLLRMLYTIEFINQMIEQRKSSTLREMYYISEGWGEAKFESQDESDKLAEDLEILASALREDFKLRPEEDGASIIGDIVIEEVTRKGERKRIHCQDDVGDSGYSIPYNVEKDKIKFIETGANKIIAIETGGMFDRLIENGFDERSNSILIHLKGQPARSTRRLIKRMNEELNLPVIVFTDGDPWSYRIYASIAYGAIKTAHISEYLATPSAQFLGVTPSDILAYDLPSDKLTEEDINALNAELTDPRFQDDFWREEIKLQLEINKKSEQQALAKYGLDYVTDVYLPEKMAGMGYEV, encoded by the coding sequence ATGAATGCGCAGGAAAATCTTAAAAAAATTGTTGAAAAAATATACAATGATATGATAAATACAAAAATTCCATCTGTTGAGTTGCCAGCAAGAATAAAATCAAATATAATATTTGATGAAAAATATAGGGTATGGAGATATGGAAATGAAAAAAGTTTGCGCTCCGCGGTTTCGCTGGCGGGGGCGGTTTCTTTGCTGAGGATGCTATATACAATAGAATTCATAAATCAGATGATTGAGCAGAGAAAAAGCTCAACTCTGAGGGAAATGTATTACATCTCTGAGGGGTGGGGTGAAGCAAAGTTTGAGAGTCAGGATGAGTCTGATAAGCTAGCTGAAGACCTTGAAATATTAGCGAGCGCTTTAAGGGAAGACTTTAAGCTTCGTCCTGAAGAGGATGGGGCGAGCATAATTGGAGATATTGTAATAGAAGAAGTTACAAGAAAGGGAGAGAGAAAAAGAATTCATTGCCAGGATGATGTGGGTGATAGTGGCTACTCAATTCCATATAATGTGGAGAAGGATAAAATAAAATTTATTGAAACTGGAGCAAACAAGATAATAGCAATTGAGACAGGAGGTATGTTTGATCGACTTATTGAAAATGGGTTTGATGAGAGAAGCAATAGTATTTTAATTCATTTGAAAGGTCAGCCCGCAAGAAGCACAAGAAGGCTAATAAAGAGGATGAATGAAGAATTGAATTTGCCAGTAATTGTTTTTACTGATGGAGATCCATGGAGCTATAGAATATATGCATCAATAGCATATGGTGCAATAAAAACCGCCCATATATCTGAATATTTAGCAACTCCATCCGCACAATTCTTAGGAGTAACCCCATCTGATATTCTTGCTTATGATCTCCCATCTGATAAACTTACAGAAGAAGATATAAATGCTCTTAATGCAGAGCTAACTGATCCTCGCTTCCAGGATGATTTCTGGAGGGAGGAAATAAAATTGCAGTTGGAAATAAATAAAAAGTCAGAACAGCAGGCTCTGGCAAAATATGGGCTTGATTATGTAACTGATGTATATTTGCCAGAAAAAATGGCTGGGATGGGATATGAAGTATAA
- a CDS encoding DUF367 family protein: MKYNYNLYVYHSNDDDPKKCTAKKLARFGLVKIVKNLRNLPGNAILLDPFSEKSLSKEDSKFKNIVAIDCSWKNAELFFSRIKHSERRALPYLIAVNPVNYGKVCMLSTVEALSAVLFIFGEEEHSKILLSKFKWGLNFLELNRMPLEDYRKASNSKEVIEMMNRYI; this comes from the coding sequence ATGAAGTATAATTATAACTTATATGTTTATCATTCAAATGATGATGACCCAAAGAAATGCACCGCAAAAAAACTGGCGAGATTTGGTCTGGTAAAAATTGTTAAAAACTTAAGGAATTTGCCTGGAAATGCGATTTTACTTGATCCTTTCTCAGAAAAATCTCTATCAAAAGAAGATTCAAAATTTAAAAATATAGTTGCAATTGATTGCTCATGGAAAAATGCGGAGCTATTTTTTTCCAGGATAAAGCACAGCGAAAGAAGAGCATTACCATACCTCATAGCGGTAAATCCTGTAAATTATGGAAAGGTATGCATGCTGAGCACAGTAGAAGCTTTATCTGCAGTTCTTTTTATTTTTGGAGAAGAAGAGCATTCAAAAATTTTACTCAGTAAATTTAAATGGGGATTAAATTTCCTTGAATTAAACAGAATGCCTCTCGAGGATTATAGAAAGGCGAGCAATAGCAAGGAAGTCATTGAGATGATGAACAGATATATCTAG
- a CDS encoding CPBP family intramembrane metalloprotease, producing the protein MTYTQSKIKVILEVFFVFLVTFLIIWAMQIPLLGEWKSRVLQRPFLEYAVMIAMPSVFLLVTRRNFAAYGISFKNLKYHLDVVLTCFLPVAVSCVPFAFLNWTRWDGALLLAVIELAVLFAIAWMLRNKPTASNLGTISAFSFLLLGISPSLGPMIGKASSAFIFYFAFLGPGEEILFRGYIQSRLNETFGRPYRFFGVNWGWGVVITSLIFGFMHVLNHFNPFLGNFELMWWWGLWTFFSGLVYGFIREKTGSVVAPAILHGLPQAIAYAFLEL; encoded by the coding sequence ATGACTTACACACAATCCAAGATCAAAGTGATTCTTGAGGTCTTTTTTGTTTTCCTTGTAACCTTTCTGATCATTTGGGCTATGCAAATTCCACTATTAGGCGAGTGGAAAAGTCGCGTTTTGCAGCGGCCTTTCCTAGAGTATGCCGTGATGATTGCCATGCCTTCGGTTTTTCTATTAGTGACTCGAAGGAACTTCGCTGCCTACGGGATTTCGTTTAAGAATCTCAAGTATCATTTGGACGTGGTATTGACGTGTTTCCTCCCTGTGGCGGTGTCCTGTGTGCCATTTGCCTTTCTAAATTGGACGCGATGGGACGGCGCATTGCTCTTGGCGGTGATAGAGTTGGCGGTACTCTTTGCAATAGCATGGATGTTAAGGAACAAGCCCACTGCGAGCAATCTGGGTACCATCAGTGCGTTCTCATTCCTTCTGCTTGGCATTTCGCCATCATTGGGACCGATGATTGGAAAAGCGTCTTCAGCTTTCATCTTCTACTTTGCGTTTCTCGGCCCTGGTGAGGAGATACTGTTTCGGGGTTACATCCAGTCACGACTAAATGAGACTTTTGGTCGTCCTTACCGCTTTTTCGGCGTGAATTGGGGCTGGGGAGTAGTCATTACCTCTCTGATCTTCGGATTTATGCATGTTTTGAATCACTTCAATCCATTCTTAGGGAATTTCGAGCTGATGTGGTGGTGGGGTCTTTGGACGTTTTTCAGCGGGCTTGTCTATGGATTTATCCGAGAGAAGACCGGCAGCGTCGTGGCTCCAGCCATCCTGCACGGATTACCGCAGGCGATTGCATATGCATTTCTGGAGTTGTAA
- a CDS encoding GIY-YIG nuclease family protein, with protein MKNNRTERIYIGYTKDIERRLVEHKKKDVDIELVYYEAYNNGKQAQLRERRLKLYGSAWRGLERRLGL; from the coding sequence TTGAAAAACAATAGGACAGAAAGGATTTACATAGGTTACACCAAAGACATAGAAAGAAGGTTAGTTGAACATAAGAAAAAAGATGTTGATATAGAATTGGTGTACTACGAAGCTTACAACAATGGGAAACAAGCACAACTAAGGGAAAGAAGGTTAAAGTTGTATGGTAGTGCTTGGCGAGGATTAGAAAGGAGGTTAGGATTATAG
- a CDS encoding ParB/RepB/Spo0J family partition protein — translation MEVKEIKLDDINLSEFNTRKDLDAGTEDTNLDDLANSIKEKGLLNPIIVMKRQDGKYDLIAGQRRFLACKKLGWKTIPAIIRDKLDDTDATIISLVENVHRADMNPVDKARAYQKIYEKYKDYNRVAKETGVSISTIKKYLALLNLAPSILEKLTTAEGPAGISTLSKLAETFSPEEQEEALEEISGFKQNIQLELIKRSGGDLNKLSELREQALEGAFDTHLCRSIDECPFIPKELIPSVKDAIKKFKEDEQPLKEVIKKLKWRW, via the coding sequence ATGGAAGTAAAAGAAATAAAACTAGACGACATTAATTTATCAGAATTTAATACTCGTAAAGATTTAGATGCTGGAACTGAAGATACAAATCTTGATGATTTAGCTAATAGTATAAAAGAGAAGGGACTGCTGAATCCTATAATAGTTATGAAAAGACAAGACGGAAAGTATGATTTGATTGCTGGTCAAAGACGATTTCTTGCGTGTAAAAAACTCGGATGGAAAACCATTCCTGCTATCATAAGAGACAAATTAGATGACACAGACGCTACAATAATATCACTCGTTGAAAACGTACATAGAGCCGATATGAACCCTGTTGATAAAGCAAGAGCATATCAAAAAATTTATGAGAAATATAAAGATTATAATAGAGTTGCCAAAGAAACAGGTGTATCGATTTCTACAATCAAGAAATATTTAGCACTTCTTAATCTTGCGCCTTCGATATTAGAAAAACTAACAACCGCTGAGGGGCCAGCTGGTATTAGTACTTTATCAAAACTAGCTGAAACTTTCTCACCAGAAGAACAAGAAGAGGCGCTTGAAGAAATTAGCGGATTTAAACAAAATATACAACTTGAACTTATAAAAAGAAGTGGCGGTGATTTGAATAAATTATCAGAATTGAGAGAACAAGCCCTTGAGGGAGCTTTTGATACCCATCTTTGTCGAAGTATTGATGAATGTCCATTCATTCCAAAAGAATTAATACCTTCAGTCAAAGATGCTATAAAGAAATTTAAGGAAGATGAACAACCGCTGAAAGAAGTTATCAAAAAATTAAAGTGGAGATGGTAA
- a CDS encoding DUF3068 domain-containing protein: protein MLLLKKPLNVKYSLSIIYMNGRHLAFALAILFFIISPSISFYFVPSMKKIPSSLNETIFYEGELGMLNPKTASLDYKNVEITRKIRSIGYEGKVLLIKEEIEVFDRYSKEKINDLCTTNLYGIDPYTAKNIEGFGDLDRSGQWIFPIGVEKRDYLVWNTDLDTPFRNGYITKEEAQAQGKYAGEEKRGGIKTYKFSGGQENVFFGYLPDLPEVKVFYSGDLTAWVEPTTGTIVDLQKHIWQYAHFPNLRKLPSNLNTSVFLDGKIVILNTSNALYEKRNLSVCNHIETLKNFENYYIIKNEVIATDENGKRVEDLCSYSEDAVNPYTMELIEFLCGKKGLLTFPIGVEKKDYGLWNPDIKDVSDVKFVREEDIGGLKVYRYESEVKNYFMGNRSVEGLSDRDIKLYYSGKTNYWVEPSTGFIVYLEKEGCIDASFPDLHTIPENFEASIKMEGKLWIASVMKDIEMVRNLKAENLHWEDGKKVIVIKDITETRDKRNGEKIEMACKEEYHGVYADTCEEAKNYGDMEREGLFTFPPGVEKRDYLMWNTEINLPSIVSFIREEDHEGIHTYLFETKEDRFLYDSTLGINLRYITETNYWVEPKTGLIIDMNKNSIKKINPLELIAGIRGFLWVDIYKLELSFSEETIKEMREKSATMARLLNFSSSNSSIVRINLKTRDIFENIEKAKEQKNQVEKLSENKVKVLDLRYWMKERSVNEMVEEAKKASFLLIFLQIVIPLLLILFGIILLIYWIKNR from the coding sequence ATGCTTTTGCTGAAAAAACCCTTAAATGTTAAATATTCTTTATCTATTATCTACATGAATGGAAGGCATTTAGCATTTGCTCTAGCAATATTATTTTTTATAATTTCACCGAGTATCTCCTTTTATTTTGTTCCTTCAATGAAGAAAATACCATCCAGCCTGAATGAAACCATATTTTATGAAGGAGAGCTCGGAATGCTCAACCCAAAAACCGCTTCTCTTGATTATAAAAATGTTGAAATTACAAGGAAAATAAGGAGCATAGGCTATGAGGGAAAAGTTCTTCTTATAAAAGAGGAAATAGAGGTTTTTGATAGATATAGCAAAGAAAAAATAAATGATTTATGCACGACAAATTTATATGGCATTGACCCCTACACCGCAAAAAACATTGAGGGTTTTGGAGATTTAGATAGAAGCGGCCAATGGATATTTCCAATAGGAGTGGAAAAAAGGGATTATCTTGTATGGAATACAGATCTCGATACCCCCTTCAGAAATGGCTACATCACGAAGGAGGAGGCGCAGGCCCAGGGGAAATATGCAGGAGAGGAAAAGAGAGGAGGTATAAAGACTTATAAATTTTCGGGAGGACAGGAAAATGTGTTTTTTGGATATCTTCCTGATCTACCTGAAGTAAAAGTTTTTTATAGTGGGGATCTTACCGCCTGGGTTGAGCCAACTACTGGAACAATAGTTGATTTACAGAAACATATATGGCAATATGCTCATTTTCCAAATCTAAGGAAACTTCCTTCTAACCTTAATACAAGTGTTTTTTTGGACGGAAAAATTGTTATTTTAAATACTTCAAATGCTCTTTATGAGAAAAGGAATTTGAGTGTATGTAACCATATAGAAACCCTGAAGAACTTTGAAAATTATTATATAATAAAAAATGAGGTAATTGCAACTGATGAGAATGGCAAAAGAGTAGAGGACTTATGCTCTTATTCAGAAGATGCGGTGAATCCATATACAATGGAATTGATTGAGTTTTTATGCGGAAAAAAAGGATTGCTTACATTTCCAATAGGTGTTGAAAAGAAAGATTACGGGTTATGGAATCCTGATATAAAGGATGTATCGGATGTAAAATTTGTGAGGGAGGAAGATATAGGAGGGCTAAAGGTTTATAGATATGAAAGTGAGGTGAAAAATTATTTTATGGGCAATAGAAGTGTGGAAGGATTAAGTGATAGAGATATAAAACTTTACTACAGTGGAAAAACAAATTACTGGGTTGAGCCATCCACCGGTTTCATAGTTTATCTTGAAAAAGAAGGATGCATAGATGCAAGTTTTCCTGATTTACACACCATACCAGAAAATTTTGAAGCAAGCATAAAGATGGAGGGCAAGCTATGGATTGCATCTGTTATGAAGGATATAGAAATGGTGAGAAATTTAAAAGCGGAAAACTTGCATTGGGAGGATGGGAAAAAAGTTATTGTTATAAAGGATATAACTGAAACCAGGGATAAAAGAAATGGTGAGAAAATTGAAATGGCCTGCAAGGAAGAATATCATGGAGTTTATGCAGACACATGCGAGGAAGCAAAAAATTATGGAGATATGGAAAGAGAGGGGTTATTTACATTCCCGCCAGGCGTTGAAAAAAGGGATTATCTAATGTGGAATACTGAAATAAATTTGCCATCGATAGTTTCATTTATAAGAGAAGAAGATCATGAAGGAATTCATACCTATCTTTTCGAAACAAAAGAAGATAGATTTTTGTATGATTCAACACTTGGAATTAATTTAAGATATATAACTGAAACAAATTATTGGGTTGAACCAAAAACAGGGCTCATTATTGACATGAATAAGAATTCGATTAAAAAAATAAATCCTCTTGAATTAATAGCTGGAATCAGAGGATTTCTGTGGGTTGATATATATAAATTAGAGTTATCTTTTAGTGAGGAAACAATTAAGGAAATGAGGGAGAAATCCGCTACTATGGCCCGCCTGCTCAATTTTTCATCCTCAAATAGTAGCATTGTCAGGATAAACCTGAAAACAAGGGATATTTTTGAGAATATTGAAAAAGCAAAAGAGCAAAAAAATCAGGTAGAGAAATTATCTGAAAATAAAGTAAAGGTGCTTGATTTAAGATACTGGATGAAGGAGAGGTCAGTAAATGAAATGGTGGAAGAAGCAAAAAAGGCGTCTTTCCTGCTGATTTTCTTACAGATTGTAATTCCTTTGCTTTTAATTTTATTTGGTATAATTCTTCTAATTTATTGGATTAAAAACAGATAA